A single Stutzerimonas stutzeri DNA region contains:
- a CDS encoding chromate resistance protein ChrB domain-containing protein — protein MERWLCLVMALPTANAAERMRAWRALKAAGAAVLRDGVYLIPDQPACRQVLSGIERAILESDGYACVLPVCDPQGERFIALFQRNDEYARLGGEIAEQLARLTPENALTATRQARKLRKAFSQIQETDFFPGQAQEQAELQLRGLEVQISRTLSRDEPSGQAHAIERLSLNAFRGRVWATRQRPWVDRLASAWLISRFIDTDARFRWLQSPDECPADALGFDFDGARFSHTGDRVTFETLQASFDLQAAGLGRMAALVHYLDVGGAQPAEAAGVERVLAGLRASIEDDDQLLAAAGALFDGLLAAFAQDEQGNE, from the coding sequence GTGGAACGATGGCTTTGTCTTGTCATGGCCCTGCCAACCGCCAATGCCGCCGAACGCATGCGCGCCTGGCGTGCCCTGAAGGCCGCCGGTGCGGCCGTACTGCGTGATGGCGTCTACCTGATTCCAGACCAACCAGCCTGTCGCCAGGTCCTGTCGGGGATCGAACGCGCCATCCTCGAGAGCGACGGCTACGCATGCGTCCTGCCGGTTTGTGATCCACAGGGCGAACGCTTCATCGCGTTGTTCCAGAGAAACGACGAATACGCCAGGCTCGGCGGTGAGATTGCCGAGCAGCTCGCCAGGCTGACGCCAGAGAACGCGCTGACGGCTACGCGTCAGGCACGCAAGCTGCGCAAAGCCTTCAGTCAGATCCAGGAAACCGATTTTTTTCCCGGCCAGGCTCAAGAGCAGGCTGAGCTGCAACTGCGTGGCCTGGAGGTTCAGATCAGTCGAACGCTGTCCAGGGACGAACCCAGCGGCCAGGCGCACGCCATCGAGCGTCTGTCCTTGAACGCGTTTCGCGGCCGGGTCTGGGCCACACGCCAACGACCCTGGGTCGACCGCCTGGCCAGTGCCTGGTTGATCAGCCGCTTCATCGACACGGACGCCCGTTTTCGCTGGCTGCAGTCGCCGGACGAGTGCCCTGCCGACGCACTGGGTTTCGACTTCGATGGGGCCCGATTCAGCCATACGGGGGATCGCGTCACCTTCGAGACATTGCAGGCCAGTTTCGATCTACAGGCAGCAGGCCTGGGACGCATGGCGGCGCTGGTGCATTACCTGGACGTCGGCGGCGCGCAGCCGGCCGAGGCTGCCGGGGTGGAGCGTGTCCTGGCCGGCCTGCGCGCGAGCATCGAAGACGACGACCAGCTTCTGGCTGCGGCCGGCGCCCTCTTCGACGGGTTGCTGGCTGCCTTTGCACAGGACGAACAAGGCAATGAATGA
- a CDS encoding alpha/beta fold hydrolase — MNVSIEDRVLPTEHGDVFTRRWRTGNRHKTPIVLLHDSLGCVELWRDFPERLAATTSRDVIAYDRLGFGRSAAHPGGWTNQFVRDEADRFFPPVWQALDFEHFIAFGHSAGGIMATRLASCYPRHCRALITESAQAFVEDRTLQGIREARTTFTQPEQLARLRKYHGDKVRWILRAWFDTWLSDSYAAWTLADSAPGFSCPLLTIHGLQDEYGSVAHPRCIAALASGPTRELLLDHCWHVPHREHPEAVLVAVERFLDAMDV, encoded by the coding sequence ATGAATGTATCGATCGAAGACCGCGTCCTGCCCACCGAACACGGCGACGTTTTCACCCGTCGATGGCGCACCGGAAACCGCCACAAGACACCCATCGTCCTGTTGCATGATTCACTCGGGTGCGTCGAGTTATGGCGAGACTTTCCGGAACGCCTCGCGGCAACCACGTCACGCGATGTCATCGCCTACGACCGCCTGGGGTTCGGTCGCTCCGCGGCGCATCCGGGTGGTTGGACGAATCAGTTCGTTCGCGACGAGGCCGATCGATTCTTTCCGCCGGTATGGCAGGCCCTGGATTTCGAACATTTCATTGCCTTCGGCCATAGCGCTGGCGGCATCATGGCGACCCGTCTGGCATCCTGCTACCCGCGCCACTGCCGTGCGCTGATCACCGAATCGGCCCAGGCGTTCGTAGAGGACCGCACGCTGCAAGGTATTCGTGAAGCCAGGACGACATTCACCCAGCCTGAGCAACTGGCGCGACTGCGTAAATATCACGGCGACAAGGTCCGATGGATACTCCGGGCCTGGTTCGACACCTGGTTGTCCGACAGCTACGCCGCCTGGACCCTGGCAGACAGCGCGCCCGGCTTCTCCTGCCCCCTGCTGACGATCCACGGCCTGCAAGACGAATACGGCTCAGTGGCGCACCCTCGGTGCATCGCCGCACTCGCCAGCGGCCCGACGCGAGAACTGCTGCTCGATCACTGTTGGCACGTCCCGCATCGGGAACATCCCGAGGCCGTCCTCGTGGCGGTCGAACGGTTCCTCGACGCGATGGATGTGTGA
- the chrA gene encoding chromate efflux transporter: MNESTVKADDPTQPHITFIRFRNALLFWLKLGFISFGGPAGQIAIMHQELVERRRWISERRFLHALNYCMLLPGPEAQQLATYIGWLLHRSWGGLIAGALFVLPSLFILIVLSWVYIAFGDVPLVAGIFYGIKPAVTAIVLQAAHRIGARALRNHWLRAIAAASFVAIFAVNVPFPLIVLGAALIGYLSGRYAPEAFRLGGGHAAADKSYGPALIDDHTPPPPHARFRWPRLIALLLAGAVLWVLPMAVLTALYGWDGTLTQMGWFFTKAALLTFGGAYAVLPYVYQGAVGHYGWLTPTQMIDGLALGETTPGPLIMVVAFVGFVGAYVQQVFGPDQAPLAGTLAACLVTWFTFLPSFLFILAGGPLVESTHNQLKYTAPLTAITAAVVGVILNLALFFGYHVLWPQGFSGHFDWVSALIAVGAAVALFHFRRGVIPVLLGCALVGLVVHLLR, translated from the coding sequence ATGAATGAGTCGACCGTGAAAGCCGATGACCCGACCCAACCGCACATCACCTTCATCCGCTTTCGGAATGCCTTGCTGTTCTGGCTCAAGTTGGGGTTCATCAGCTTCGGAGGCCCTGCCGGGCAGATCGCGATCATGCATCAGGAGCTGGTTGAGCGTCGCCGCTGGATTTCCGAACGGCGGTTTCTGCATGCCCTCAATTACTGCATGTTACTCCCCGGGCCGGAAGCACAGCAGTTGGCTACCTACATCGGCTGGCTGCTGCATCGTAGTTGGGGCGGGTTGATCGCCGGCGCGTTGTTCGTGCTGCCCTCGCTGTTCATTCTGATCGTGCTCTCGTGGGTCTATATCGCCTTCGGCGACGTGCCGCTGGTGGCTGGCATTTTCTACGGCATCAAGCCGGCCGTGACCGCTATCGTTCTGCAGGCGGCCCATCGCATCGGCGCGCGAGCACTGCGCAACCATTGGCTGAGAGCCATCGCCGCGGCCTCTTTCGTTGCGATCTTCGCGGTCAACGTACCTTTTCCGCTGATTGTGCTGGGCGCTGCGCTGATCGGCTACCTGAGTGGCCGCTACGCGCCGGAGGCGTTCCGCCTGGGCGGCGGTCATGCCGCGGCGGACAAGTCCTACGGTCCGGCACTGATCGACGACCATACACCGCCGCCGCCCCATGCGCGCTTTCGCTGGCCGCGCCTGATCGCGCTGCTGCTGGCTGGCGCCGTGCTCTGGGTCTTGCCAATGGCCGTGCTGACCGCCCTGTATGGATGGGACGGTACCCTGACGCAGATGGGCTGGTTCTTCACCAAAGCCGCCCTGCTCACCTTTGGCGGTGCCTATGCGGTCTTGCCCTATGTGTACCAGGGCGCGGTTGGCCATTACGGCTGGCTGACCCCAACCCAGATGATTGACGGGCTGGCCCTGGGCGAAACCACCCCCGGGCCGTTGATCATGGTGGTGGCCTTCGTCGGCTTCGTCGGGGCCTACGTGCAGCAGGTGTTCGGCCCGGATCAGGCCCCGCTCGCCGGCACGCTGGCGGCCTGCCTGGTCACCTGGTTCACCTTCCTGCCGTCTTTCCTGTTCATACTGGCCGGGGGCCCCTTGGTGGAGTCTACGCACAATCAGCTGAAATACACCGCACCGCTGACGGCGATCACCGCCGCGGTAGTCGGCGTCATCCTCAACCTCGCCCTGTTCTTCGGCTACCACGTGCTCTGGCCGCAAGGTTTTTCAGGCCACTTCGACTGGGTGTCGGCCTTGATTGCCGTTGGCGCCGCGGTGGCGCTGTTTCACTTCAGGCGGGGCGTGATTCCGGTACTGCTGGGCTGTGCGCTGGTCGGGCTTGTCGTCCACCTGCTGCGTTGA